A genomic window from Nocardioides sp. BP30 includes:
- a CDS encoding acyl-CoA dehydrogenase family protein, with the protein MISGPTQEHEELRELTRRFLADKSSLAQVRQLAEAGATRDDAVWAQMAEQLMLQGIAIPEEYGGAGFGPVELGVVLEEMGRALVVAPYFSTVALAGQTLTACRDEQARSAWLPGIAAGALTATLAVADRTGEIDPAGVETTATRAEDGWRLAGTKRFVIDGATADLIIVAATVDDDLALFTVEGDAAGLRRELLATVDATRQLATVTFEDAPAVRIEDDAEAVLARVADLSAAALAAEQAGGAAAALEMAVEYARIRVQFGRPIGSFQAIKHRCADLLLEVESARNAAFAAASLLAQDDAEGPVAAALAAAWCATAYTHAAKENIQFHGGIGFTWEHDAHFFLKRAKTSELLLGTPARHRARVADLVGI; encoded by the coding sequence ATGATCTCCGGGCCGACCCAGGAGCACGAGGAACTGCGGGAGCTCACCCGCCGGTTCCTCGCCGACAAGTCCTCACTCGCCCAGGTGCGACAGCTCGCCGAGGCGGGTGCCACCCGCGACGACGCCGTCTGGGCGCAGATGGCCGAGCAGCTGATGCTGCAGGGCATCGCGATCCCCGAGGAGTACGGCGGCGCCGGCTTCGGCCCGGTCGAGCTCGGTGTCGTGCTGGAGGAGATGGGTCGCGCGCTCGTGGTCGCGCCGTACTTCTCGACGGTAGCGCTCGCCGGCCAGACCCTCACCGCCTGCCGCGACGAGCAGGCGCGCTCCGCGTGGCTGCCCGGTATCGCCGCGGGCGCCCTCACGGCCACGCTGGCCGTGGCCGACCGGACGGGCGAGATCGATCCCGCAGGCGTGGAGACGACCGCGACGCGGGCGGAGGACGGCTGGCGGCTCGCCGGCACCAAGAGGTTCGTCATCGACGGTGCCACCGCCGATCTGATCATCGTCGCGGCCACGGTGGACGACGACCTCGCACTCTTCACCGTCGAGGGCGATGCTGCGGGCCTGCGCCGGGAGCTGCTGGCGACGGTCGACGCGACCCGGCAACTCGCCACCGTGACGTTCGAGGATGCCCCGGCCGTGCGCATCGAGGACGACGCCGAGGCGGTCCTCGCGCGCGTCGCCGACCTCTCGGCCGCAGCCCTGGCCGCCGAGCAGGCCGGGGGCGCGGCGGCGGCGCTGGAGATGGCGGTCGAGTACGCGCGGATCCGGGTGCAGTTCGGTCGCCCGATCGGATCCTTCCAGGCCATCAAGCACCGCTGCGCCGATCTGCTCCTGGAGGTGGAGTCGGCGCGCAACGCCGCCTTCGCCGCCGCCTCGCTGCTCGCGCAGGACGATGCCGAAGGCCCCGTCGCGGCCGCGCTGGCGGCTGCGTGGTGCGCGACGGCGTACACCCATGCGGCGAAGGAGAACATCCAGTTCCACGGCGGCATCGGCTTCACCTGGGAGCACGATGCGCACTTCTTCCTCAAGCGCGCCAAGACCTCCGAGCTGCTGCTCGGCACCCCCGCCCGCCACCGTGCCCGCGTCGCGGACCTGGTCGGGATCTGA
- a CDS encoding enoyl-CoA hydratase/isomerase family protein encodes MDVLSVEDLADGAGRLTGAPEQAALVIVDLATATPRSAARAAATLTDRCVAIVGIADRPLPASLTPLLDKLTCTLAPGGPGRSWVAADDAAIDRIAATASQAPGATLVLTQLLPLAARATVYDGLQAESLAYSMLLAGPEFAAWRAGTPAGPPPEDDDPVLIDRTGDVLTLTLNRPERHNAFGRGVRDALIDALEIARLDDSVHEVVLRGAGRSFCSGGDLDEFGTAADPVAAHAVRLGRSAGWAVHRIRERVRARLHGACIGAGIEVPAFAARVDAADGTWFRLPELSMGLVPGAGGTVSMTHRIGPHRTAFMALTGDRIDLETALEWGLVDGRA; translated from the coding sequence GTGGACGTTCTCAGCGTGGAGGATCTCGCCGACGGGGCCGGCCGCCTCACCGGCGCGCCCGAGCAGGCAGCGCTGGTGATCGTCGATCTCGCCACGGCGACGCCGCGCTCGGCGGCACGAGCGGCGGCGACGCTGACGGATCGCTGCGTCGCGATCGTGGGGATCGCCGACAGGCCGCTGCCCGCTTCGCTGACTCCCCTGCTCGACAAGCTCACCTGCACCCTGGCGCCCGGAGGGCCGGGGCGGTCGTGGGTCGCCGCCGACGACGCTGCGATCGACCGGATCGCGGCCACCGCCTCCCAGGCGCCGGGCGCCACGCTGGTCCTCACCCAGCTGCTTCCCCTGGCCGCACGCGCGACGGTGTACGACGGCCTGCAGGCCGAGTCGCTCGCGTACTCGATGCTGCTGGCCGGCCCGGAGTTCGCCGCGTGGCGGGCGGGCACGCCGGCCGGCCCTCCCCCCGAGGACGACGACCCTGTCCTGATCGACCGCACTGGCGACGTCCTGACCCTCACGCTGAACCGCCCGGAGCGTCACAACGCGTTCGGGCGCGGCGTGCGCGACGCCCTCATCGACGCCCTCGAGATCGCCCGCCTGGACGATTCGGTCCACGAGGTGGTGCTTCGCGGTGCGGGGCGCTCGTTCTGCTCCGGCGGCGACCTCGACGAGTTCGGGACCGCCGCGGACCCGGTCGCCGCGCATGCGGTCCGACTGGGCCGGAGCGCCGGCTGGGCGGTCCATCGGATCCGCGAGCGGGTACGGGCCCGACTCCACGGCGCCTGCATCGGGGCCGGCATCGAGGTCCCCGCCTTCGCCGCCCGCGTGGACGCCGCGGACGGGACGTGGTTCCGGCTGCCCGAGCTGTCGATGGGCCTGGTGCCGGGAGCGGGTGGCACGGTGTCGATGACCCACCGGATCGGGCCTCACCGGACCGCGTTCATGGCCCTGACCGGGGATCGGATCGACCTCGAGACGGCCCTGGAGTGGGGGCTGGTCGATGGCCGTGCCTGA